In the genome of Patescibacteria group bacterium, one region contains:
- a CDS encoding nucleoside 2-deoxyribosyltransferase: MKIYFAGSIRAGREDQNTYFKIIEYLKKYGQVLTEHIGEKNLTDLGEKDISEEEIYERDLSWLKEADVFVAEISTPSLGVGYEIAKVEEWGKRILCLCRKPEDGKKISSMMKGNKNIILKEYNDLDEAFQCINDFLKQ, translated from the coding sequence ATGAAAATATATTTTGCAGGATCAATTCGTGCTGGAAGAGAAGATCAAAATACCTATTTTAAAATAATTGAATATCTTAAAAAATACGGACAGGTTTTGACCGAACATATTGGAGAGAAAAATTTAACTGATTTAGGAGAGAAAGATATATCTGAAGAAGAAATTTATGAAAGGGATCTGTCTTGGCTTAAGGAGGCAGATGTTTTTGTTGCAGAAATTTCAACCCCTTCTCTTGGTGTTGGTTATGAGATAGCAAAAGTTGAAGAATGGGGGAAAAGAATTTTGTGTCTTTGTAGGAAACCAGAAGACGGGAAGAAAATATCTTCTATGATGAAAGGAAATAAGAACATAATATTGAAAGAGTATAATGATTTAGATGAAGCATTTCAATGTATTAATGATTTTCTAAAACAATAG
- a CDS encoding NUDIX domain-containing protein, whose translation MAEKYEKFHIGINVFVVRNKKLLLGKRKNVYGAGTWGLPGGHLEYGESMRGAAARELEEEVGLEAREFKFAGLINDVRKDEHYLQVGFLAKDMEDKEPILNEPERCYEWKWFDLDNLPEKIFPGHIKQIQIFKKESYFSDK comes from the coding sequence ATGGCAGAGAAATATGAAAAATTTCATATAGGAATAAATGTTTTTGTTGTAAGAAACAAAAAGTTATTATTAGGAAAAAGAAAAAATGTATACGGTGCAGGGACCTGGGGTTTACCAGGTGGTCATTTGGAATACGGAGAAAGTATGAGGGGAGCTGCTGCTCGGGAGCTGGAAGAGGAGGTAGGGTTAGAAGCACGTGAATTTAAATTCGCAGGACTTATAAACGATGTACGTAAAGACGAACATTACCTCCAAGTAGGGTTCTTAGCCAAAGATATGGAAGATAAAGAACCTATATTAAATGAGCCCGAAAGATGTTACGAATGGAAATGGTTTGATTTGGATAATCTACCAGAAAAAATTTTCCCCGGACATATTAAACAAATTCAGATTTTTAAGAAGGAAAGTTATTTTTCGGATAAATAG
- a CDS encoding ComF family protein, whose protein sequence is MNLSSTKEFILDLLFPKFCISCGKEGSYLCQDCFSLIDILERQYCPFCPQPKVVIDGKTCNFCKRSKSLNGLYCAASYNNFIVKKLINQFKYEPYIKELSKPLSSSIIAHFINLNKVTTFNDFILIPIPLHKKKLKKRGFNQASEIAKELSKVLKIPFFDDILIKIKQTPAQVELKKEEREENIKGVFLCQKPELVMGKKIFLIDDIFTTGSTMEQCARLLQEAGAKEVWGIVVARG, encoded by the coding sequence ATGAATCTATCCTCAACTAAAGAGTTTATTCTTGACCTTCTTTTTCCGAAATTTTGTATCAGCTGCGGTAAAGAAGGAAGTTATCTCTGCCAAGATTGTTTTTCTTTAATTGATATTTTAGAAAGACAATACTGTCCTTTTTGCCCCCAGCCAAAAGTTGTTATTGATGGCAAAACCTGTAATTTTTGCAAGAGGTCAAAAAGTTTAAATGGTCTTTACTGTGCTGCTTCTTACAATAATTTCATTGTCAAAAAACTGATAAACCAATTCAAATATGAACCCTATATTAAAGAACTATCAAAACCATTATCTTCTTCAATTATAGCTCATTTTATTAATCTAAACAAAGTAACTACATTTAATGATTTTATTCTCATCCCCATTCCCCTTCATAAAAAGAAATTAAAAAAACGGGGATTTAACCAGGCAAGCGAAATCGCCAAAGAACTTTCAAAGGTTTTGAAGATTCCATTTTTTGATGATATCTTAATAAAAATAAAACAGACCCCAGCCCAAGTGGAATTAAAAAAAGAAGAAAGAGAAGAAAATATCAAAGGAGTATTTTTATGTCAAAAACCAGAATTAGTAATGGGTAAAAAAATTTTTCTAATCGATGACATTTTCACCACCGGCTCAACAATGGAACAATGCGCCCGCCTCCTTCAGGAGGCGGGCGCCAAAGAAGTCTGGGGCATAGTCGTCGCCAGGGGGTAA
- the pilM gene encoding type IV pilus assembly protein PilM, with protein MFQDIRGFFKLRPKKFLGIDIGTSSIKIVEMGRQGKSRRLENYGEIKTSSFKKRRFRVFQKNTLSLSNREVAKAIQAVCKETGIQTKEVSFSIPDFCSFFTGFKLPVMGKDEIPQAVKYEVRPYIPLPLPDVTLDWSITEGEVSKTPLKVLVAAIPNDIINQYQQIAHFANLKLRILESEVFALVRALTKKNEKEKKAIGLIDIGARSTTCSVLEQGILKTSYSFNVAGNELTEIIAKSLNIDYNEAEEMKRKHGLLFKNGLEESQRNIRKILLPLIDSILEEIKKAFRNFYRDEGKEVGKIILAGGLTSMPGLKEYFSTELKKELDIADPFFNIACPVVLTNTLKEIGPSYAISVGLTLKGLE; from the coding sequence ATGTTTCAAGATATACGCGGTTTTTTTAAACTCCGACCTAAAAAATTCTTAGGGATAGATATCGGAACCTCATCAATAAAAATTGTTGAGATGGGACGCCAAGGCAAGAGTCGCAGACTTGAGAACTACGGAGAAATAAAAACTTCATCTTTTAAAAAGAGACGCTTTAGGGTTTTTCAAAAAAACACTCTTTCACTTTCTAATAGAGAAGTAGCCAAAGCTATTCAGGCTGTCTGTAAAGAAACGGGAATCCAGACCAAAGAAGTTAGTTTTTCCATCCCTGATTTTTGTAGTTTTTTTACTGGTTTTAAACTTCCTGTGATGGGTAAAGACGAGATTCCCCAGGCAGTTAAATACGAAGTTAGGCCGTATATTCCTCTTCCGCTTCCCGATGTCACTTTAGATTGGTCAATAACTGAAGGAGAGGTTTCTAAAACTCCTCTTAAGGTTTTGGTAGCAGCTATTCCCAATGATATTATTAATCAATATCAGCAGATTGCCCACTTTGCGAATTTAAAATTAAGGATTTTAGAATCAGAGGTGTTTGCTTTAGTTAGAGCTTTAACTAAAAAAAATGAAAAAGAAAAAAAAGCAATAGGTTTGATAGACATTGGAGCTCGGAGTACTACCTGTAGTGTTCTTGAACAAGGAATTTTAAAAACAAGCTATAGCTTTAATGTTGCTGGGAATGAATTGACAGAGATTATAGCCAAATCTTTAAATATTGATTATAATGAAGCTGAGGAGATGAAAAGAAAGCATGGATTGCTTTTTAAGAATGGGCTTGAGGAATCCCAAAGAAATATTAGAAAAATTTTACTTCCTTTAATTGATTCAATTTTAGAAGAGATTAAGAAAGCTTTTCGGAATTTTTATCGCGATGAAGGAAAAGAAGTAGGGAAGATTATTTTGGCCGGAGGGTTAACTTCAATGCCTGGTTTAAAAGAGTACTTTTCTACAGAGTTAAAAAAAGAATTAGATATTGCCGATCCCTTTTTTAACATTGCTTGCCCAGTAGTTCTTACCAATACTCTAAAAGAAATAGGACCGAGTTATGCTATTAGTGTTGGTTTAACATTAAAGGGGCTGGAATAA
- the pilO gene encoding type 4a pilus biogenesis protein PilO translates to MQRPIPVIIIVSILILLIVGGYFLGWPKYQEFGDKKLEVEGKDTEIRQKQEYLSKLEVFSDRLSEYSDELAEIDFALPTEPSIAALFIFFQKISSENGLILKDTDLGELFSSETPETPETPGTPGERIQKMPFSISVTGSYPALKNFLSVVYRNTRLIEVNSISFSFPEEEEGLFTFNLALETHAYQPKAEKEEAETPE, encoded by the coding sequence ATGCAGCGACCTATTCCTGTTATTATTATTGTTAGCATTTTAATCCTTTTGATTGTAGGAGGATATTTTTTGGGGTGGCCTAAATATCAGGAGTTTGGAGATAAGAAATTAGAGGTTGAAGGAAAAGATACAGAGATAAGACAAAAACAGGAATATCTTTCAAAATTAGAAGTTTTTTCTGATAGACTGTCAGAGTATAGTGATGAGCTTGCCGAAATTGATTTCGCTCTTCCCACCGAGCCCTCAATAGCTGCCCTCTTTATTTTTTTTCAGAAGATAAGCTCGGAAAATGGTTTAATTTTAAAAGATACTGATTTAGGCGAACTTTTTTCTTCAGAGACCCCAGAAACCCCAGAGACCCCAGGGACTCCTGGGGAGAGAATTCAAAAAATGCCTTTCTCTATTTCGGTCACGGGCTCTTATCCTGCTTTAAAAAATTTCCTCTCTGTTGTTTATAGAAACACTAGATTAATTGAAGTAAATTCTATTAGTTTTTCTTTTCCCGAAGAAGAAGAAGGCCTGTTTACTTTTAATTTGGCATTGGAAACCCATGCTTATCAACCAAAGGCGGAGAAAGAAGAAGCAGAAACCCCCGAGTAA